One genomic region from Bacillota bacterium encodes:
- a CDS encoding Gfo/Idh/MocA family oxidoreductase, with protein MARVKPDTVGYAVIGLGIGKLHAKCASQAENCKLVAVCDIDEARLHSVAEELGCEAYTDYKKMLERDDIDVVSVCTPSGMHADIAIDVASAGKHVFCEKPLDIKLERIDAMIRACRENGVMLGAVFQNRMAPANRKIRETVASGRLGRLITGNAQVKWYRTQEYYDAGGWRGTWAMDGGGSLMNQSIHTIDLFQWFMGPVKSVFAKTGIFAHKIETEDLGVALVTFKNGAVGTIIGTTCAYPGLDTTVQIHGENGSIYMTNNRIVTWRIKGEREKEEEQEVLSQYGTGGGASGSADPGGIGSNLHFIQIQDMVNAIREGRRPMIMGEEGRDAVRIILAIYESARTGREIELSWAE; from the coding sequence ATGGCGAGAGTGAAGCCTGATACAGTGGGCTATGCTGTCATAGGATTGGGAATCGGTAAACTGCATGCGAAGTGTGCGTCGCAGGCTGAGAACTGTAAATTAGTAGCTGTATGTGATATCGACGAGGCACGTCTTCATTCTGTGGCGGAAGAACTTGGTTGCGAGGCCTATACTGACTATAAGAAAATGCTTGAGCGGGACGACATAGATGTGGTGAGTGTGTGCACGCCAAGCGGAATGCATGCTGATATAGCCATAGATGTCGCTAGCGCCGGGAAGCATGTTTTCTGCGAAAAGCCTCTCGATATCAAGCTTGAAAGGATCGACGCCATGATAAGGGCATGCAGAGAGAATGGTGTGATGTTGGGCGCTGTATTCCAGAACAGGATGGCGCCGGCAAATCGGAAGATCAGAGAGACAGTGGCCTCTGGGCGTTTGGGCCGGTTGATTACAGGCAATGCGCAGGTTAAGTGGTACAGGACCCAAGAGTATTACGATGCCGGTGGCTGGCGCGGGACATGGGCAATGGATGGCGGCGGATCTCTCATGAATCAGTCCATCCACACCATAGATCTCTTTCAGTGGTTCATGGGGCCAGTGAAATCTGTCTTCGCCAAGACCGGCATCTTCGCGCATAAGATCGAGACCGAGGACCTTGGCGTGGCCCTGGTGACTTTCAAGAACGGTGCAGTGGGAACAATAATAGGCACCACATGCGCATACCCAGGGCTTGATACCACTGTCCAGATCCATGGTGAAAATGGCAGTATCTATATGACGAACAATAGAATAGTGACTTGGAGGATCAAGGGCGAAAGGGAAAAGGAGGAAGAGCAGGAAGTGCTCTCACAATATGGCACAGGTGGTGGAGCCTCTGGGAGTGCCGACCCAGGAGGAATCGGGAGCAACCTGCATTTTATCCAGATTCAAGATATGGTGAATGCTATTCGAGAAGGCAGAAGGCCTATGATAATGGGCGAAGAGGGTAGGGATGCAGTAAGGATAATCCTCGCCATCTATGAATCGGCCAGAACGGGAAGGGAAATAGAGCTTTCCTGGGCGGAATAG